Proteins from a genomic interval of Ralstonia wenshanensis:
- a CDS encoding DUF3683 domain-containing protein — MNAPLLIDAKLTAQDAAPRLREIPYNYTSFSDREIVIRLLGESAWQILDELRAERRTGRSARMLYEVLGDVWVVRRNPYLQDDLLDNPKRRQMLIDALNHRLAEIEKRRVADHDSHHDPVGDERASKVEQLVVHARRAVKAFQEEFAQVYDLRRRAQKVLGRVTAKDNIKFDGLSRVSHVTDATDWRVEYPFVVLTPDTEEEIAGIVKGCFELGLTIIPRGGGTGYTGGAVPLTPFSAVINTEKLERLDAVEMTDLPGVDHPVATIYSGAGVVTRRVADAADKAGLVFAVDPTSIDASCIGGNVAMNAGGKKAVLWGTALDNLAWWRMVDPDGNWLEVQRLNHNLGKIHDAPVVTFELKWFDGNAPVGAKLLRTETLTIEGRKFRKEGLGKDVTDKFLAGLPGVQKEGCDGIITSARWILHRMPKSIRTVCLEFFGQARDAIPSIVEIKDYLDAETKKPGGAILAGLEHLDERYLRAVGYATKSKRNAFPKMVLIGDIVGDDDDAVARATSEVIRLANGKSGEGFVAVSPEARKKFWLDRSRTAAIAKHTNAFKINEDVVIPLNRMGEYTDGIERINIELSIKSKLKLTDALLDFFAGSNLPLGRTDDANEIPSAELLEDRVQQAQQLLRATRARWQYLLDHLDTPVTTARASLIGLGLGYLAQTIDDRLVNQPDANLFHLLQDRTIRVSWKAEIRAELRKIFNGGEFKPILDEAQAIHKKVLRGRVFVALHMHAGDGNVHTNIPVNSDDYDMLQDAHKAVARIMTLARSLDGVISGEHGIGITKLEFLTDDEIADFAAYKRRVDPNGRFNKGKLLRDINDPQGLAADLRNAYTPSFGLMGHESIIMQQSDIGAISESIKDCLRCGKCKPVCATHVPRANLLYSPRNKILATSLLIEAFLYEEQTRRGVSVKHWEEFADVGDHCTVCHKCVTPCPVKIDFGDVSMNMRNLLRKMGQKKFNPGTAAAMFYLNATNPETINLTRKVMFDWGYKAQRLGNDILKKFAKKQTARPPATVGKPPVREQVIHFINKKMPGNLPKKTARALLDIEDNEIVPIIRNPKATTPDSEAVFYFPGCGSERLFSQVGLATQAMLWHAGVQTVLPPGYLCCGYPQRGTGQFDKAEKIVTDNRVLFHRVANTLNYLDIKTVVVSCGTCYDQLAGYEFDKIFPGCRIIDIHEYLLEKGVKIDGVQGTRYMYHDPCHTPIKTMDPTKLVNQLMGGNIGADGQTRAIEKNDRCCGESGTLAISRPDISTQVRFRKEEEMQKGADKLRSLGQTNGQGEAFNGDVKILTSCPACLQGLSRYTEDVSVQADYIVVEMARHVLGETWLQDYVAQANAGGIERVLV, encoded by the coding sequence ATGAATGCCCCACTTCTGATCGACGCCAAACTCACGGCGCAGGACGCTGCGCCCCGGCTGCGCGAGATTCCCTACAACTACACCTCGTTCTCGGATCGGGAAATCGTCATCCGTCTGCTGGGCGAGTCTGCGTGGCAAATCCTGGACGAACTGCGCGCCGAGCGTCGCACCGGCCGATCGGCACGCATGCTGTACGAAGTGTTGGGCGACGTTTGGGTGGTGCGCCGCAACCCCTATCTGCAGGACGACCTGCTCGACAACCCGAAGCGCCGGCAGATGCTGATCGACGCACTCAATCACCGCTTGGCGGAGATCGAGAAGCGCCGCGTGGCCGACCACGATTCGCACCACGACCCCGTGGGCGACGAGCGTGCCAGCAAGGTCGAGCAACTGGTCGTGCATGCACGCCGCGCCGTCAAGGCATTCCAGGAAGAATTCGCCCAGGTGTACGACCTGCGCCGTCGCGCACAGAAGGTGCTCGGCCGCGTCACCGCGAAGGACAACATCAAGTTCGACGGCCTGTCGCGCGTGTCGCATGTGACCGACGCCACCGACTGGCGGGTCGAATATCCGTTCGTGGTGCTCACGCCCGATACGGAAGAAGAGATTGCCGGGATCGTCAAGGGCTGCTTCGAGCTGGGTCTGACCATCATCCCGCGCGGAGGCGGCACCGGCTACACCGGCGGCGCCGTGCCGCTCACGCCGTTCTCGGCCGTCATCAATACGGAAAAGCTGGAGCGGCTGGATGCGGTCGAGATGACGGACCTGCCGGGCGTCGACCATCCCGTGGCGACGATCTACTCGGGCGCCGGTGTGGTCACGCGTCGCGTGGCAGATGCGGCTGACAAGGCTGGCCTCGTCTTCGCCGTGGACCCGACTTCGATCGACGCGTCGTGCATTGGCGGCAACGTCGCCATGAACGCGGGCGGCAAGAAGGCCGTGCTGTGGGGCACAGCGCTGGACAACCTCGCCTGGTGGCGCATGGTTGACCCGGATGGCAACTGGCTCGAAGTCCAGCGCCTCAATCACAACCTCGGCAAGATTCACGACGCGCCGGTCGTCACGTTCGAGCTGAAGTGGTTCGACGGCAACGCGCCGGTCGGCGCCAAGCTGCTGCGCACCGAAACGCTCACCATCGAAGGCCGCAAGTTCCGCAAGGAAGGGCTCGGCAAGGACGTCACCGACAAGTTCCTGGCCGGCCTGCCCGGCGTGCAGAAGGAAGGCTGCGACGGCATCATCACGAGCGCGCGCTGGATCCTGCATCGCATGCCCAAGTCGATCCGCACCGTGTGCCTGGAGTTCTTCGGCCAGGCGCGCGACGCGATCCCGAGCATCGTCGAGATCAAGGACTACCTCGACGCCGAGACCAAGAAGCCCGGCGGCGCGATCCTCGCCGGTCTGGAGCACCTGGACGAACGCTACCTGCGCGCGGTCGGCTACGCCACCAAGAGCAAGCGCAACGCGTTTCCGAAGATGGTGCTGATCGGCGACATTGTTGGCGACGACGATGATGCCGTGGCGCGCGCCACCTCGGAAGTGATTCGCCTGGCCAACGGCAAGAGCGGCGAGGGCTTCGTGGCCGTGAGCCCCGAAGCACGCAAGAAGTTCTGGCTCGACCGCTCGCGCACGGCCGCGATTGCGAAGCACACCAACGCCTTCAAGATCAACGAAGACGTGGTGATCCCGCTCAATCGCATGGGCGAGTACACCGACGGCATCGAGCGCATCAACATCGAACTGTCGATCAAGAGCAAGCTCAAGCTGACCGACGCGCTGCTCGACTTTTTTGCCGGCAGCAACCTGCCGCTGGGCCGTACCGACGACGCCAACGAGATCCCCAGCGCAGAACTGCTGGAAGACCGCGTGCAACAGGCGCAGCAACTGCTGCGTGCCACGCGTGCACGCTGGCAATACCTGCTCGATCATCTCGACACGCCGGTCACCACGGCGCGCGCGAGCCTCATCGGCCTTGGCCTGGGCTACCTTGCGCAGACCATCGACGATCGTCTGGTGAATCAGCCCGACGCCAACCTGTTCCACCTGCTGCAGGATCGGACGATCCGCGTGTCGTGGAAGGCGGAGATTCGCGCAGAGCTGCGCAAGATCTTCAACGGCGGCGAGTTCAAGCCGATCCTCGACGAGGCCCAGGCGATCCACAAGAAAGTGCTGCGCGGCCGCGTGTTCGTGGCGCTGCACATGCATGCCGGCGACGGCAACGTGCACACCAACATCCCCGTCAACTCGGATGACTACGACATGCTGCAGGACGCCCACAAGGCGGTGGCCCGCATCATGACGCTCGCGCGTTCGCTGGACGGCGTGATCTCGGGCGAGCACGGCATCGGCATCACCAAGCTGGAATTCCTCACCGACGACGAGATCGCCGACTTCGCTGCCTACAAGCGCCGCGTCGATCCGAACGGCCGCTTCAACAAGGGCAAGCTGCTGCGCGACATCAACGACCCGCAAGGCCTGGCTGCCGATCTGCGCAACGCCTATACGCCGTCGTTCGGCCTGATGGGGCATGAGTCGATCATCATGCAGCAGAGCGACATCGGCGCCATCTCGGAGTCGATCAAGGACTGCCTGCGCTGCGGCAAGTGCAAGCCGGTGTGCGCCACGCACGTGCCGCGCGCCAACCTGCTGTACAGCCCGCGCAACAAGATTCTTGCCACCTCGCTGCTCATCGAGGCCTTCCTGTACGAAGAGCAGACGCGCCGCGGTGTGTCGGTCAAGCACTGGGAAGAGTTTGCCGATGTGGGCGACCACTGCACGGTCTGCCACAAGTGCGTGACGCCGTGCCCGGTCAAGATCGACTTCGGCGATGTGTCGATGAACATGCGCAACCTGCTGCGCAAGATGGGGCAGAAGAAGTTCAACCCCGGTACCGCAGCGGCGATGTTCTACCTGAACGCGACCAACCCCGAGACGATCAACCTCACGCGCAAGGTGATGTTCGACTGGGGCTACAAGGCGCAGCGTCTGGGCAACGACATCCTGAAGAAATTCGCGAAGAAGCAGACCGCCCGTCCGCCCGCCACGGTGGGCAAGCCGCCGGTGCGCGAGCAGGTGATTCACTTCATCAACAAGAAGATGCCGGGCAACCTGCCCAAGAAGACCGCGCGCGCCTTGCTGGACATCGAGGACAACGAGATTGTCCCGATCATCCGCAACCCGAAGGCGACCACGCCGGACAGCGAGGCGGTCTTCTACTTCCCGGGCTGCGGCTCGGAGCGCCTCTTCTCGCAGGTGGGTCTGGCCACGCAGGCAATGCTGTGGCACGCCGGCGTGCAAACGGTGCTGCCGCCGGGCTACCTGTGCTGCGGTTATCCGCAGCGGGGCACCGGCCAGTTCGACAAGGCCGAGAAGATCGTCACCGATAACCGCGTGCTGTTCCACCGCGTGGCCAACACGCTCAATTACCTCGACATCAAGACGGTAGTGGTGAGCTGTGGCACCTGCTACGACCAGCTGGCCGGGTATGAATTCGACAAGATCTTCCCGGGCTGCCGGATCATCGACATTCACGAATACCTGCTGGAGAAGGGCGTGAAGATCGACGGTGTGCAGGGCACGCGGTACATGTATCACGACCCTTGTCACACCCCGATCAAGACCATGGACCCGACCAAGCTGGTCAACCAGCTGATGGGCGGCAACATCGGCGCCGACGGCCAGACCCGCGCGATCGAGAAGAATGACCGCTGCTGCGGGGAGTCGGGCACGCTGGCGATTTCGCGCCCCGACATTTCCACGCAGGTCCGCTTCCGCAAGGAAGAGGAGATGCAGAAGGGCGCCGACAAGCTGCGCAGCCTTGGCCAGACCAACGGCCAGGGCGAGGCGTTCAACGGCGACGTGAAGATCCTCACGAGCTGCCCGGCATGTCTGCAGGGTCTGTCGCGCTACACCGAAGATGTCTCGGTGCAGGCCGACTACATCGTGGTCGAGATGGCGCGTCATGTGCTCGGCGAGACCTGGCTGCAGGACTACGTTGCGCAGGCCAACGCCGGCGGCATCGAGCGCGTGCTGGTGTGA
- a CDS encoding HIT family protein, with amino-acid sequence MTTIERTPGCALCEADGGEPVWRNAKARVVLVEHARFPGFCRVIWNDHVAEQTDLSDADRHWLMEVVARVERVLRAELAPDKINLASFGNFVPHLHWHVIPRYRWDTHFPEAVWGPEQRAPDTARMAEITAKLPALSYALQAALADA; translated from the coding sequence GTGACGACGATCGAGCGGACGCCAGGCTGCGCGCTGTGCGAGGCGGATGGCGGCGAGCCCGTCTGGCGTAATGCCAAGGCGCGCGTGGTGCTGGTCGAGCACGCGCGCTTTCCGGGCTTCTGCCGTGTCATCTGGAACGACCATGTGGCCGAGCAGACCGACTTGTCCGATGCCGATCGCCACTGGCTGATGGAAGTCGTCGCCCGGGTCGAGCGCGTGCTGCGCGCCGAACTGGCGCCGGACAAGATCAACCTCGCCAGCTTCGGAAACTTCGTGCCGCATCTGCATTGGCACGTCATTCCGCGCTATCGGTGGGATACGCATTTTCCGGAAGCCGTGTGGGGCCCCGAGCAGCGCGCGCCCGATACCGCGCGCATGGCCGAGATCACGGCCAAGCTGCCGGCGCTGTCGTACGCGCTGCAAGCGGCGCTGGCCGACGCTTGA
- a CDS encoding ABC transporter ATP-binding protein/permease: MTTPRTAATPDSHKDSISELTVHHGRLNLSETWQLIRPYWFSDDRHKAWGLLALVIGLNLFLVYMNVLFTDWNRLFYNALEQKNYGEFWAQLLRFSWIAALLIIGSIMRLYYSMMLQMRWRTWITGSFLDDWLGKQAFYRLEQTRSADNPDQRIADDLRTFTDATLTLALGFLNSAVTLVSFFGILWAVSGPLAFSLGGHDFVIPGYMVWFALLYSIVGSVIIHFVGRPLIGLSFQQERYEAYFRFLLVRVRENSESIALYRGEPTEKAILSGRFERIRTNWNQLMDYTRRLTFASSGYAQFAIIFPFLVSAPRYFGGTLTLGGMMQVATAFGQVQDAMSWFVTNYRTLVTWKASTNRLIEFQRAIRAAEREEEHRAGVRDVEVETAAVPAIEARGLALNLPNRKPEDLLVEPFDMTLARGERVLVNGPSGCGKSTLVRAVAGIWPYGSGRIEVPDDARVLFLPQRSYLPSGTLADALSYPDLATQYTAERLTQVLNACRLPALTDLLDEVSNWSLRLSPGEQQRLAFARALLQRPDYLFLDEATSALDEDTEAFMYSLMLESMPDVTIVSVAHRSTVARFHHRRLRYIPEGDPLTAVSYRVVEEPAHMALAAS; encoded by the coding sequence ATGACGACTCCGCGCACCGCCGCCACGCCCGATTCCCACAAGGATTCCATCTCCGAACTGACCGTTCATCATGGGCGGCTCAATCTCTCGGAGACCTGGCAACTGATCCGTCCGTACTGGTTTTCGGATGATCGCCACAAGGCGTGGGGTCTGCTTGCCCTGGTGATCGGCCTGAACCTGTTCCTGGTCTACATGAACGTGCTGTTCACCGATTGGAACCGGCTTTTCTACAATGCGCTCGAGCAGAAGAACTACGGCGAATTCTGGGCGCAGCTGCTGCGTTTCTCATGGATTGCCGCGCTGCTGATCATTGGCTCGATCATGCGGCTGTACTACTCGATGATGTTGCAGATGCGCTGGCGGACGTGGATTACCGGCAGCTTCCTCGACGACTGGCTCGGCAAGCAGGCGTTCTACCGCCTCGAGCAGACGCGCAGCGCCGACAACCCCGACCAGCGGATTGCCGACGACCTGCGCACCTTCACCGATGCAACGCTCACCTTGGCGCTGGGGTTCCTGAATTCGGCTGTGACGCTGGTGTCGTTCTTCGGCATCCTGTGGGCGGTGTCGGGGCCGCTGGCGTTCAGCCTGGGTGGCCACGACTTCGTGATTCCCGGCTACATGGTGTGGTTTGCGCTGCTGTACTCGATCGTGGGCTCGGTCATCATCCATTTCGTGGGGCGGCCGCTGATCGGGCTGTCGTTCCAGCAGGAACGTTACGAGGCGTACTTCCGTTTCCTGCTCGTGCGCGTGCGCGAGAACAGCGAGAGCATTGCCCTGTACCGCGGTGAGCCGACCGAGAAAGCCATCCTGAGCGGCCGTTTCGAACGCATCCGCACCAACTGGAATCAGTTGATGGACTACACGCGGCGCCTGACTTTCGCCAGTTCCGGCTATGCGCAGTTCGCTATCATCTTTCCATTTCTGGTGTCTGCGCCACGCTACTTTGGCGGCACACTCACGCTGGGAGGGATGATGCAGGTCGCCACGGCGTTCGGGCAGGTACAGGACGCGATGTCGTGGTTTGTCACGAACTACCGCACGCTGGTCACCTGGAAAGCGTCCACTAACCGCCTGATCGAATTCCAGCGCGCCATCCGCGCCGCCGAGCGCGAAGAAGAGCACCGCGCCGGCGTGCGCGACGTCGAGGTCGAAACAGCGGCCGTACCCGCTATCGAAGCCCGCGGTCTCGCGCTGAACCTCCCGAACCGCAAGCCAGAAGACTTGCTGGTCGAGCCATTCGACATGACGCTCGCACGCGGTGAGCGCGTACTCGTCAATGGCCCGTCGGGCTGCGGCAAAAGTACGCTGGTCCGCGCCGTGGCGGGTATCTGGCCGTATGGCAGCGGCCGCATCGAGGTGCCGGACGATGCCCGCGTCCTGTTCCTGCCGCAGCGCAGCTATCTGCCGTCCGGGACGCTGGCCGATGCGCTTTCGTATCCGGATCTGGCCACCCAGTACACCGCTGAGCGTCTGACCCAGGTGTTGAACGCGTGCCGGTTGCCGGCACTGACCGACCTGTTGGACGAGGTGAGCAACTGGAGCCTGCGCCTGTCCCCCGGCGAGCAGCAGCGCCTGGCTTTTGCGCGGGCGTTGCTGCAGCGCCCCGATTACCTTTTCCTCGACGAGGCCACCAGCGCACTCGACGAAGACACCGAGGCGTTCATGTACAGCCTGATGCTCGAATCGATGCCTGATGTGACCATCGTCAGCGTGGCACATCGCAGCACGGTGGCACGATTCCACCATCGCCGCCTGCGCTACATCCCCGAGGGCGATCCGTTGACTGCGGTAAGCTATCGGGTGGTGGAAGAGCCTGCGCACATGGCGCTGGCAGCTTCCTGA
- a CDS encoding gamma-butyrobetaine hydroxylase-like domain-containing protein: MAGLSADTPHPTGITVHTQSRVLEIAFADGKQFSLPFEYLRVLSPSAEVQGHGPGQEVLQTGKREVGIVGVEPVGNYAIRPLFSDGHDSGIFDWAYLYRLGIEHDMLWQAYLDRLAAAGVDRDAPMAENAGHACGHSH; encoded by the coding sequence ATGGCCGGACTTTCCGCCGACACCCCGCACCCGACCGGCATCACCGTGCATACGCAATCACGCGTGCTGGAGATCGCCTTTGCCGATGGCAAGCAATTCAGCCTGCCGTTCGAATACCTGCGCGTGCTGTCGCCGTCGGCCGAAGTGCAGGGGCACGGCCCCGGCCAGGAAGTGTTGCAGACCGGCAAGCGCGAGGTGGGCATCGTCGGCGTCGAGCCGGTGGGCAATTACGCGATCCGGCCGCTGTTCTCCGACGGCCACGATTCGGGCATCTTCGATTGGGCTTACCTGTACCGCCTCGGCATCGAGCACGACATGCTGTGGCAGGCCTATCTCGATCGCCTGGCCGCTGCCGGCGTCGACCGTGACGCCCCGATGGCCGAGAACGCCGGTCACGCCTGCGGCCACAGCCACTGA
- the ubiE gene encoding bifunctional demethylmenaquinone methyltransferase/2-methoxy-6-polyprenyl-1,4-benzoquinol methylase UbiE encodes MSQTHFGFQQVEEQEKAGKVAGVFHSVASKYDVMNDLMSGGLHRVWKMFTIAQAAVRPGYKVLDIAGGTGDLAKAFARQAGPTGEVWLTDINESMLRVGRDRLLDAGVLTPTALCDAEHIPFPNAYFDVVTVAFGLRNMTHKDRALAEMRRVVKPGGKVMVLEFSKVWQPLEKAYDLYSFKVLPWLGSKVAGDPESYRYLAESIRMHPDQETLKQMMEQAGLDSVEYFNLTAGVVALHVGRRL; translated from the coding sequence ATGAGCCAAACCCACTTCGGATTCCAGCAGGTCGAAGAGCAGGAGAAGGCCGGCAAGGTTGCCGGCGTGTTCCATTCCGTCGCGAGCAAGTACGACGTGATGAACGACCTGATGTCCGGCGGCCTGCACCGCGTGTGGAAGATGTTCACCATCGCCCAGGCAGCGGTGCGCCCGGGCTACAAGGTGCTCGATATTGCCGGGGGCACAGGTGATCTGGCCAAGGCTTTCGCGCGCCAGGCAGGTCCTACCGGCGAGGTGTGGCTGACCGACATCAACGAGTCGATGCTGCGCGTCGGCCGTGACCGCCTGCTCGACGCCGGCGTGCTGACGCCCACCGCGCTGTGCGACGCCGAGCACATTCCCTTTCCGAATGCTTACTTCGATGTGGTGACAGTGGCTTTCGGCTTGCGCAACATGACGCACAAGGATCGCGCGCTCGCTGAAATGCGCCGCGTGGTGAAGCCAGGGGGCAAGGTCATGGTGCTCGAGTTCTCCAAGGTGTGGCAGCCGCTGGAGAAGGCCTACGACCTGTACTCGTTCAAGGTGCTGCCGTGGTTGGGCAGCAAAGTGGCGGGCGACCCCGAGAGCTACCGCTACCTGGCCGAGTCCATCCGCATGCACCCGGATCAGGAAACGCTCAAGCAGATGATGGAACAGGCCGGATTGGACTCGGTCGAATACTTCAATCTGACAGCGGGGGTCGTGGCGCTGCACGTCGGCCGTCGCCTCTAA
- a CDS encoding Tim44 domain-containing protein: protein MSLHWGGKLMAGALVATLALGTAIDANAKRMGGSRSIGKQSSTVTQRQQTPPATTPSPTQQAAPAAQPSPAAPAPTAPAAKPGRNWGGMLGGLAAGLGIGYLLSKFGLGAGLASLLSNLILIALVAFVVMWIIRKVRGSRPQGPAYATGGPSLGGDREPYVPQPAAPAPQASAPAAASLNTSNTSGLGAGAATAAQSWNLGGPAASSAQAINAQPAAAAPQQPWGVPADFDTQAFLRNAKVYFIRLQAAWDAGNLNDIREFTTPEMFAEIKMDLADRGTSPNKTDVVSVEAEMLGIETQAAEYLASVRFSGMIREEANAPAQPFAEVWNLTKPTQGAGGWVLAGIQQLQ, encoded by the coding sequence ATGAGTTTGCACTGGGGTGGAAAATTGATGGCGGGCGCGCTGGTCGCGACGCTCGCACTGGGCACGGCAATCGACGCCAACGCCAAGCGCATGGGCGGCAGCCGCAGCATCGGCAAGCAGTCGTCCACCGTGACGCAACGCCAACAGACGCCGCCGGCCACAACGCCGTCGCCGACACAGCAGGCCGCACCCGCCGCGCAACCCTCGCCGGCTGCACCGGCTCCGACGGCGCCGGCCGCAAAGCCCGGACGTAACTGGGGCGGCATGCTGGGTGGCTTGGCAGCCGGTCTGGGTATCGGTTATCTGCTGTCGAAGTTCGGTCTGGGCGCGGGCCTTGCCTCGTTGTTGTCGAACCTGATCCTGATCGCGCTCGTCGCGTTCGTGGTGATGTGGATCATCCGCAAGGTGCGCGGCAGCCGTCCGCAAGGTCCGGCCTACGCCACGGGTGGCCCGTCGCTTGGCGGTGACCGTGAGCCGTACGTGCCGCAACCTGCCGCACCGGCCCCGCAGGCTTCCGCACCGGCGGCCGCATCGCTCAACACCAGCAATACGTCGGGCCTGGGCGCTGGCGCGGCAACCGCTGCGCAGTCGTGGAACCTGGGTGGTCCGGCGGCTTCCAGCGCGCAGGCCATCAACGCGCAGCCTGCTGCGGCCGCACCACAGCAGCCGTGGGGCGTGCCGGCAGATTTCGACACGCAAGCCTTCCTGCGCAACGCCAAGGTCTACTTCATCCGCCTGCAGGCGGCTTGGGATGCCGGCAATCTCAATGACATCCGCGAATTCACCACGCCGGAGATGTTTGCCGAGATCAAGATGGACCTGGCTGACCGCGGCACGTCGCCCAACAAGACCGACGTCGTCTCGGTCGAAGCCGAAATGCTGGGCATCGAAACGCAAGCCGCCGAGTACCTCGCGAGCGTGCGCTTCTCGGGCATGATCCGCGAAGAAGCCAATGCGCCGGCGCAGCCGTTTGCCGAGGTATGGAACCTGACCAAGCCGACGCAGGGGGCGGGTGGCTGGGTGTTGGCGGGTATCCAGCAGCTGCAGTGA
- a CDS encoding ubiquinone biosynthesis accessory factor UbiJ has translation MSSTATSSPFPLVLMQPLLLALNHLLRQEPWAQETLRPFAGRVARFNLAPMSMTLQVDATGLVTAPDPDVEPAVTVVVPLAAAAGDYATGGQAAVLKHVRIEGEAEFANVLSTLLRNLRWDAAEDLSRVFGDVIAQRMVSGAQAARTEATRVSRSLAESVASYLTDEQPTLVRHARLAQFAADVAALRDAEARLVKRLERLEKLPRPAARTARQGESA, from the coding sequence ATGTCTTCGACAGCCACTTCGTCTCCGTTTCCGCTTGTGCTGATGCAGCCGCTGCTGCTCGCGCTCAACCATCTGCTGCGCCAGGAGCCCTGGGCGCAGGAGACACTGCGGCCGTTCGCGGGTCGCGTCGCACGCTTTAACCTGGCACCCATGTCGATGACGTTGCAGGTGGATGCCACAGGCTTGGTGACCGCTCCCGACCCTGATGTTGAACCGGCCGTGACGGTTGTCGTACCCCTGGCAGCCGCTGCCGGCGATTACGCAACGGGCGGGCAGGCCGCCGTGCTCAAGCACGTGCGCATCGAGGGCGAGGCCGAATTTGCCAACGTGCTGTCCACGCTGCTGCGCAATCTACGCTGGGATGCGGCGGAAGATCTCTCGCGCGTGTTTGGCGATGTGATCGCGCAGCGTATGGTGAGCGGCGCGCAGGCCGCCCGCACCGAGGCCACGCGCGTCAGCCGTTCGCTGGCGGAATCGGTGGCGTCGTACCTGACCGATGAGCAACCGACGCTCGTGCGCCATGCGCGCCTCGCGCAGTTCGCCGCCGATGTGGCGGCACTGCGTGATGCCGAAGCGCGTCTGGTCAAGCGGCTGGAGCGGCTCGAAAAGCTCCCGCGACCTGCTGCCCGGACCGCTCGTCAGGGTGAATCGGCATGA
- the ubiB gene encoding ubiquinone biosynthesis regulatory protein kinase UbiB — MTRFFRLGKIVFVILYYGLDQLALSGFKSRRIRALVWLLTLGRKPKLPRGERLRLALEQLGPIFVKFGQVLSTRRDLLPPDVADELAKLQDRVPPFDPKVAAAIVEKSLGKPLSALFHRFDHHPVASASIAQVHFATLRGGPDDGREVAVKVLRPGMLPVIDSDLALMRDLATWMEKLWADAKRLKPREVVAEFDKYLHDELDLMREAANASQLRRNFAKSDLLLVPEVFWDWCTSEVFVMERMHGMRISHTEELRAAGVDMHKLARDGVEIFFTQVFRDGFFHADMHPGNILVSVAPETLGRYIALDFGIVGALSEFDKNYLAQNFLAFFQRDYHRVAVLHIESGWAPEETRVEELEGAIRACCEPYFDRPLGEISLGLVLMRLFQTSRRFNVEVQPQLVLLQKTLLNVEGLGRQLDPDLDLWKTAKPFLERWMHEQIGWRGFVERLKVEAPQWANKLPDFPRLVYQILDRRSREDGNAQTAALTALLAEHKRTNRLLSAALLFVGGFAVGIIATHVLAWMGRY; from the coding sequence ATGACGCGCTTCTTCCGGCTGGGCAAGATTGTTTTCGTCATCCTGTATTACGGGCTGGATCAGCTCGCGTTGTCGGGCTTCAAGAGCCGCCGCATTCGCGCGCTCGTCTGGCTGCTGACGCTGGGTCGCAAGCCCAAGCTCCCGCGCGGTGAGCGCCTGCGCTTGGCGCTTGAACAGCTCGGCCCCATCTTCGTGAAGTTCGGGCAGGTGCTGTCGACGCGGCGCGATCTGCTACCGCCCGACGTGGCCGACGAGCTGGCCAAGCTGCAGGACCGCGTGCCGCCGTTCGACCCGAAGGTGGCGGCAGCCATCGTGGAGAAATCGCTCGGCAAGCCGCTTTCGGCGCTGTTCCATCGTTTCGATCATCACCCGGTGGCGAGCGCGTCGATCGCGCAGGTGCATTTCGCCACGCTGCGCGGCGGCCCGGACGACGGCCGCGAGGTGGCGGTCAAGGTGCTGCGCCCGGGCATGCTGCCCGTGATCGACAGCGACCTCGCGCTCATGCGGGACCTCGCTACCTGGATGGAAAAACTGTGGGCCGATGCCAAGCGCCTGAAGCCGCGCGAGGTGGTCGCCGAGTTTGACAAATACCTCCACGACGAACTTGACCTGATGCGCGAGGCGGCCAACGCCAGCCAGTTGCGCCGCAATTTTGCCAAGTCCGACCTGTTGCTGGTGCCGGAGGTCTTCTGGGATTGGTGCACGTCTGAAGTGTTCGTGATGGAGCGCATGCACGGTATGCGAATCTCGCACACCGAAGAGCTGCGCGCTGCCGGCGTCGACATGCACAAGCTCGCGCGCGACGGCGTGGAGATTTTCTTCACACAGGTCTTCCGTGACGGCTTTTTCCATGCCGACATGCACCCCGGCAACATCCTGGTGAGCGTGGCGCCCGAGACGCTGGGCCGCTATATCGCGCTGGATTTCGGTATCGTCGGGGCGCTGTCGGAGTTCGACAAGAACTACCTCGCGCAGAACTTCCTGGCATTTTTCCAGCGCGATTACCACCGCGTGGCCGTGCTGCACATCGAGTCCGGCTGGGCGCCGGAAGAGACGCGCGTGGAAGAACTCGAAGGGGCCATCCGCGCATGCTGCGAGCCGTATTTCGATCGGCCGCTGGGTGAAATTTCGCTGGGTCTGGTGCTGATGCGGCTGTTCCAGACCTCGCGCCGCTTCAACGTGGAAGTGCAGCCGCAGCTCGTGCTGCTGCAGAAGACCCTGCTCAACGTCGAGGGCCTTGGCCGCCAGCTCGATCCGGATCTGGACCTGTGGAAGACGGCCAAGCCATTCCTCGAACGCTGGATGCACGAGCAGATCGGCTGGCGCGGCTTTGTCGAGCGCCTGAAGGTCGAGGCGCCGCAGTGGGCCAACAAGCTGCCCGACTTCCCGCGGCTGGTGTACCAGATTCTGGATCGCCGCTCCCGCGAGGATGGTAATGCGCAGACCGCGGCGCTCACCGCGCTGCTTGCCGAGCACAAGCGCACGAACCGGCTGTTGTCCGCGGCCTTGCTGTTCGTCGGCGGCTTCGCGGTCGGCATCATTGCGACGCACGTGCTGGCCTGGATGGGCCGTTACTGA